One Methylobacterium sp. NMS14P DNA window includes the following coding sequences:
- a CDS encoding SMP-30/gluconolactonase/LRE family protein, translating into MSFFAPPPTVTAEIFTRLPDRFRKARPTAWANANRGGHAIDSFLEGPVFDRAGRLYVADIPFGRIFRIDQAGEWDLVAEYDGWPNGLKIHRDGRILITCYKRGLMRLDPGTGAVTPFLENAGSEGFRGVNDLTFAKNGDLYFTDQGQTGLQDPTGRVYRLRPSGELTCLVDTVPSPNGIVIDDAMGSLFVAVTRAQQIWRIPLNGSGLVAKVGVFAQLHGGLGGPDGLALDAEGCLIVAHTGFGSIWRLSPVAEPLLRVRSPAGISTTNVAYGGPDGATLFITESQTGSILTARMPAAGQTLFSHH; encoded by the coding sequence ATGTCGTTCTTCGCCCCCCCGCCGACCGTGACGGCCGAGATCTTCACGCGCCTGCCCGACCGCTTCCGCAAGGCCCGGCCGACCGCCTGGGCGAACGCCAACCGGGGCGGGCACGCCATCGACTCGTTCCTGGAAGGTCCCGTCTTCGACCGGGCCGGCCGCCTGTACGTGGCGGACATTCCCTTCGGCCGGATCTTCCGCATCGACCAGGCCGGCGAATGGGACCTCGTGGCGGAATACGACGGCTGGCCGAACGGCCTGAAGATCCACCGGGACGGGCGGATCCTCATCACCTGCTACAAGCGCGGCCTGATGCGCCTCGACCCCGGCACCGGGGCGGTGACGCCGTTCCTGGAGAATGCGGGCTCGGAGGGGTTCCGCGGGGTCAACGACCTGACATTCGCCAAGAACGGTGACCTCTACTTCACCGACCAGGGCCAGACCGGGCTGCAGGACCCGACGGGGCGCGTCTACCGCCTGCGCCCCTCCGGCGAGCTGACCTGCCTCGTGGACACCGTGCCGAGCCCGAACGGCATCGTCATCGACGATGCGATGGGCAGCCTGTTCGTGGCCGTGACCCGCGCCCAGCAGATCTGGCGCATCCCGCTGAACGGCAGCGGCCTCGTCGCCAAGGTCGGCGTGTTCGCGCAGCTCCACGGCGGCCTCGGCGGCCCGGACGGCCTCGCGCTGGATGCCGAGGGCTGCCTGATCGTCGCCCACACCGGGTTCGGGTCGATCTGGCGCCTGTCGCCGGTCGCCGAGCCGCTGCTCCGGGTGAGGTCCCCCGCCGGGATCTCGACCACCAACGTCGCCTATGGCGGCCCGGACGGCGCGACCCTGTTCATCACCGAATCCCAGACCGGCAGCATCCTCACGGCGCGGATGCCGGCCGCCGGCCAGACCCTCTTCTCGCACCACTGA
- a CDS encoding MFS transporter — translation MAATEHAEHPLEAATMRRVILRLVPFLMLCYFCALLDRVNVGFAALQMNKDLGLTPAMFGFAASLFFVSYFLVEVPSNLALQKVGARRWIARIMITWGLVTMGMALVTGPHSLYAMRFILGAAEAGFFPGAILYLTYWLPSAYRARILATFAVSIPLATFLGSPLSVSLLELDGLLGLKGWQWLFVLEGLPTVILGITCLFVLTDRPRDAKWLRDDERAWLVGRLDEEAAKRKPTGHISLWQLARNKYFLTMALVCSGASATGSVLSVWQPQMIKSFGLTNLQTGFVNAIPYGIATVLMVLWGRHSDRQGERRWHTAIPLLLAAFGLSYLNLTGSIATAVMAVSFALVGAYAFKGPFWALSAGWLSPATLAAGLAGINAISNLIGGGLMVNIVGLVKDATGSFPLGMLPVAALDAAAALSVILLSRAHARETRTAALPA, via the coding sequence ATGGCGGCTACAGAACACGCCGAGCATCCGCTCGAGGCAGCGACCATGCGCCGGGTCATCCTCCGGCTCGTGCCGTTCCTGATGCTCTGCTACTTCTGCGCCCTTCTCGACCGGGTGAACGTGGGCTTCGCCGCCCTGCAGATGAACAAGGATCTCGGGTTGACCCCGGCCATGTTCGGCTTCGCGGCGAGCCTGTTCTTCGTCTCGTACTTCCTGGTCGAAGTCCCGAGCAATCTCGCCCTGCAGAAGGTCGGCGCCCGGCGCTGGATCGCCCGGATCATGATCACCTGGGGCCTCGTCACCATGGGCATGGCCCTCGTGACCGGGCCTCACTCCCTCTACGCGATGCGCTTCATCCTGGGTGCGGCGGAGGCCGGGTTCTTCCCCGGCGCGATCCTCTACCTGACCTACTGGCTGCCGAGCGCGTACCGCGCGCGGATCCTGGCGACCTTCGCGGTCTCGATCCCGCTGGCGACCTTCCTCGGCTCGCCCCTGTCCGTGTCGCTCCTCGAACTCGACGGCCTGCTCGGCCTCAAGGGCTGGCAGTGGCTGTTCGTGCTGGAGGGCCTGCCCACGGTCATCCTGGGCATCACCTGTCTGTTCGTCCTGACCGACCGGCCCCGCGATGCGAAGTGGCTCCGCGACGACGAGCGCGCCTGGCTCGTCGGGCGCCTCGACGAGGAGGCGGCCAAGCGCAAGCCGACCGGCCACATCTCGCTCTGGCAGCTCGCCCGCAACAAGTACTTCCTGACGATGGCCCTCGTCTGCTCGGGCGCCTCGGCGACGGGAAGCGTCCTGTCGGTGTGGCAGCCGCAGATGATCAAGTCGTTCGGGCTGACTAACCTGCAGACCGGCTTCGTCAACGCGATCCCCTACGGCATCGCCACGGTGCTGATGGTGCTCTGGGGCCGCCACTCCGACCGCCAGGGCGAGCGGCGCTGGCACACGGCGATCCCGCTGCTGCTCGCGGCCTTCGGCCTGTCGTACCTCAACCTCACCGGCAGCATCGCCACGGCCGTCATGGCGGTGTCCTTCGCCCTCGTCGGCGCCTACGCGTTCAAGGGCCCGTTCTGGGCGCTCTCCGCCGGGTGGCTCTCGCCGGCGACGCTGGCGGCGGGACTCGCCGGGATCAACGCGATCTCGAACCTGATCGGCGGCGGCCTGATGGTGAACATCGTCGGCCTCGTGAAGGACGCGACCGGCAGCTTCCCCCTCGGCATGCTCCCCGTCGCCGCGCTCGACGCCGCCGCCGCGCTCAGCGTGATCCTGCTCAGCCGCGCCCATGCCCGCGAGACCAGGACCGCGGCGCTGCCCGCCTGA
- a CDS encoding RraA family protein, whose amino-acid sequence MAIGFKIHPRARTVEPATVEKFKAIAVANISDSMSRMSHGGARIRPLHAGGVMSGVALTVRTRPGDNLMVQAALNRARPGDVLVVDGDGDLTNALMGELMLSHARQIGMAGVVVNGAVRDYGWIRSGAFPVFAAGITHRGPYKNGPGEMNATIAVEGMVIQPGDLIVGDDDGFVCVPFDQTEAVFAAADRKQQGEAKTMAAIKAGTVDRSWIERALAEAGCEGI is encoded by the coding sequence ATGGCCATCGGCTTCAAGATCCACCCGCGCGCCCGCACGGTCGAGCCCGCCACCGTCGAGAAGTTCAAGGCGATCGCGGTCGCCAACATCAGCGACTCCATGAGCCGCATGAGCCACGGCGGCGCGCGGATCCGCCCGCTCCATGCCGGCGGCGTGATGTCCGGCGTCGCCCTCACCGTCCGCACCCGTCCCGGCGACAACCTGATGGTGCAGGCCGCCCTCAACCGCGCGAGGCCCGGCGACGTGCTCGTGGTCGACGGCGACGGCGACCTGACGAACGCCCTCATGGGCGAACTCATGCTCTCCCACGCGCGGCAGATCGGCATGGCCGGCGTCGTCGTGAACGGGGCGGTGCGCGACTACGGCTGGATCCGCAGCGGTGCGTTCCCGGTCTTCGCCGCCGGCATCACCCATCGCGGCCCCTACAAGAACGGGCCGGGCGAGATGAACGCCACCATCGCCGTCGAGGGCATGGTGATCCAGCCCGGCGACCTGATCGTCGGCGACGACGACGGTTTCGTCTGCGTGCCCTTCGACCAGACCGAGGCGGTCTTCGCGGCCGCCGACAGGAAGCAGCAGGGCGAGGCGAAGACCATGGCGGCGATCAAGGCCGGCACCGTGGACCGGTCCTGGATCGAGCGCGCCCTCGCGGAGGCGGGCTGCGAGGGGATCTGA